The proteins below come from a single Tachypleus tridentatus isolate NWPU-2018 chromosome 13, ASM421037v1, whole genome shotgun sequence genomic window:
- the LOC143240354 gene encoding beta-1,4-mannosyl-glycoprotein 4-beta-N-acetylglucosaminyltransferase-like encodes MLMQIKVGISNQNCPYFVMKGSMKKILFLLVLLQGLLVWYFYHREKVISSSVFSDREPTGSAPGYTFQGFYQSSLFHIPLTYQEDMNSFYTEVAKDTWCFIRGLDLTNSQKQHSCICLNGWYGLDCGLPQAVWSSEFLMNGNKPGVWIKRRGRPRRLINGVVFTTDFDLLEIRINELNNSVDVFLVAEQNCSASRGEASLPLLSKLQQGFLKEFQRKIIYVSISDISLQRFEAMEDDEWEHTAQADMWRNGIQTLTDFRPDDMFVFSRMSDIPSGDVLLFFKLYDGFSEPIGFHLRSVMYNFALEEPLPSSSNNSNNIMLIACSFAFFSSICDNNINYLQESTWKKSLHLSKFESNFGKVNYWKVGSSKTPAGWSCRWCLRPLDLGKALTDQKCPNKPIGISHMASSLVKDNISLALEMFIKRGMSLDMSFFGHQVFQPENGYYAPSYIFLNKKKFDFLLGNLNGTDTLRNETLNKS; translated from the exons ATGCTAATGCAAATAAAAGTTGGTATATCAAATCAG AACTGCCCTTACTTTGTCATGAAAGGATCcatgaagaaaatattgtttctgCTTGTTTTGTTACAAGGACTTCTGGTATGGTACTTCTATCACAGGGAGAAAGTTATTTCATCTTCTGTTTTTTCTGATCGTGAGCCCACTGGGTCTGCTCCTGGATACACATTTCAGGGCTTCTATCAATCAAGCCTCTTTCATATACCACTGACCTATCAAGAAGACATGAACTCCTTCTATACTGAAGTGGCTAAAGATACCTGGTGCTTTATCAGAGGACTGGATTTAACCAACTCTCAGAAACAGCATAGCTGTATCTGTCTGAATGGTTGGTATGGTTTAGACTGTGGTCTTCCACAGGCTGTTTGGAGCTCTGAGTTCCTGATGAATGGAAATAAACCAGGGGTTTGGATCAAGAGGAGGGGTCGACCTAGGAGATTAATCAACGGCGTTGTCTTTACGACAGACTTTGATCTTTTGGAGATTCGtataaatgaactgaataattCTGTGGATGTTTTCCTTGTGGCAGAACAAAATTGTTCAGCCTCAAGAGGAGAAGCATCTTTACCTCTGTTATCTAAACTGCAACAGGGCTTCCTTAAAGAATTCCAACGTAAAATCATTTATGTTTCTATTAGTGATATTAGTTTGCAGAGGTTTGAAGCCATGGAAGATGATGAATGGGAACATACAGCACAGGCAGACATGTGGAGAAATGGCATTCAGACATTAACAGACTTTAGGCCtgatgatatgtttgttttttcaagaatGTCTGACATTCCCTCAGGTGATGTGCTTCTCTTTTTTAAACTCTATGATGGCTTTTCAGAGCCAATTGGCTTTCATTTAAGGTCTGTAATGTATAATTTTGCATTGGAGGAACCTCTACCTAGCAGCAGTAATAACAGCAATAACATTATGTTAATTGCTTGTTCCTTTGCATTTTTCAGTTCTATCTgtgataacaatataaattatttgcaaGAAAGCACATGGAAAAAGTCACTACATCTATCAAAATTTGAGAGCAACTTTGGGAAGGTGAACTACTGGAAAGTTGGGTCTTCAAAAACACCTGCTGGTTGGAGTTGCCGATGGTGTTTGCGGCCACTAGATCTTGGAAAAGCTTTGACTGACCAGAAGTGTCCAAACAAACCAATAGGAATTTCTCATATGGCCAGTAGCCTAGTAAAAGATAATATTTCACTTGCCTTGGAGATGTTTATCAAAAGAGGAATGTCACTGGACATGTCTTTCTTTGGTCATCAAGTATTTCAACCAGAAAATGGTTATTATGCCCCCAGTTACATTTTCCTgaacaaaaaaaagtttgatttccTTTTGGGAAACCTTAATGGAACAGATACTTTAAGGAATGAAAccttaaataaaagttaa